The following coding sequences lie in one Liolophura sinensis isolate JHLJ2023 chromosome 4, CUHK_Ljap_v2, whole genome shotgun sequence genomic window:
- the LOC135464958 gene encoding von Willebrand factor A domain-containing protein 2-like, translating to MTSKPSQLNSFSLRTFSGLTNLTSSIVGAVCIDPNPCSSNPCVNGGTCQPSINTYQCLCPKGQIGAKCGLSCSPKDVTFILDMSRSIDHKQFQKLLTFLSKLVEKLEVGVDGMQISMVTYSDHAHVVFGLQRYTEKKEVMHSILNSGYIPGAANTADALDYTAEYVFKEEYGDRSWAENIAILITDGESNIDRHLTVPAAEKLRATGTTVLGVGIRLENTDELHAIVGDKSNIFEVSRLRRLPALTGRLIPRLCKSSVHLTTTTTATASSTDSSPSSEFSGVEYYEDYYQDYED from the exons ATGACCAGTAAACCGTCCCAGCTCAACTCCTTCTCTCTTAGGACATTCTCAGGGCTGACGAACCTTACATCCAGCATCGTTGGGGCAGTTTGCATAG ACCCCAATCCATGTTCCAGCAATCCGTGTGTAAATGGAGGGACTTGCCAACCGAGTATAAATACTTACCAGTGCCTCTGTCCAAAAGGCCAGATCGGCGCTAAGTGTGGACTAA GTTGCTCCCCTAAAGATGTCACTTTCATTCTCGACATGTCCCGGAGCATTGACCATAAACAGTTCCAGAAACTTCTTACGTTCCTCTCCAAACTCGTGGAAAAACTTGAAGTAGGAGTGGACGGAATGCAGATCTCCATGGTAACTTACAGCGACCACGCCCATGTTGTTTTCGGTTTGCAGCGATACACGGAGAAAAAAGAAGTGATGCATTCAATATTGAACTCTGGTTATATACCAGGAGCTGCAAATACCGCTGATGCACTTGACTACACAGCAGAATATGTCTTCAAGGAAGAATACGGCGACCGAAGCTGGGCGGAAAATATCGCCATTTTAATAACGGACGGCGAATCCAACATCGACCGCCATTTGACAGTGCCAGCTGCGGAGAAGTTAAGAGCTACAGGAACAACTGTGCTAGGTGTTGGCATTCGACTTGAGAACACGGACGAACTTCACGCCATTGTTGGCGATAAGTCAAACATTTTCGAAGTGTCTAGACTCAGACGGTTACCTGCTCTAACAGGCAGACTGATACCACGTTTATGCAAATCGTCAGTTCATTTAACAACAACGACCACGGCAACCGCGTCTAGCACGGACTCAAGCCCTAGTTCCGAATTTTCGGGGGTTGAATACTACGAGGATTATTACCAAGATTATGAGGATTAA